A region of Excalfactoria chinensis isolate bCotChi1 chromosome 22, bCotChi1.hap2, whole genome shotgun sequence DNA encodes the following proteins:
- the CRYBG2 gene encoding beta/gamma crystallin domain-containing protein 2 produces MDHPFQHSVAKGFISSAELSMKQTAASRPESRSRFQKVSLVSRQLEHTAGGGGRDGSPSRVSLLLQAWEREIVEKKTSGSSTVTQQRCSSSISTMKDFAAHGPVFSQVFSPRRREEKREDDTVPAPRDVPVHRESYMHGVLLPTAPRCQHSTRDPEPRARHVTVLREGREAEEGRKTQNGVCKATTVSSLHQRGCKLDGSGITKITARGKSSLSTLDTRESSREKCSTPDESVPNATPRGRDKARDLRTSKTSDQCPLADQSGVGEGGVMNRNGSISATQPRTESSEEAGGTSKNISMEANNGPEPLPGAQASPKDTEVKMQEGEMVENHQGVAQGTQSIPEPPTESTAELHAPKPQPESVPRPQSESIPKPQPEGVPKPQPEGVPKPQPESTPKPQPESVSRPQSEGVPKPQPESIPKLQHESVPKPESKSISKPQTESIPEPPHESPDPPSESSPDASEEDPELVVDMEIFVDTLRNMEPSEIRKAPKVPRQPWPSVLGRCAPLPPIHEDLVAPRAHISLPVALQELLAWAGRGQRAETPPKGTESHDEEEIENPYLSPGEKALRRAQNGNGELGLLLGGSMQGRATGENSILFRGNVLKGMALLSDFLEHRAAAVDEAKPYSRLDNSMLYSRFVTPASSIHNGVPNGTGAGDHPSTELEAVSPDHIPPVPEEPESAGAPHHTDILQEEKEGSVKINTRPGKIILFSEAGFAGHRREIWGDVPDATSWELSHKISIRVIRGGWVMYEKPRFHGRKCVLAEGDVEIDNPWMVYGQSDELRGSRPFRIGSFKRVVKDYRTPEISLFAEENGEGARLQFSDSAEDTRVQGQSLTASSIIVHSGLWLVYSKPFFDDDPYVLEPGGYPNLKAWGAKDPSICSMHPIRLGCPVVERPGEPQVLIYEDTGFQGHSLIISRDVYDLKRLPELPLPTVGSMRVLGGCWVGYEKEGFRGHQYLLEEGEYHDWQQWGGYSKELVSLRLIRTDFSDPALVLFEAVDFEEGPSVELSEALPDTQLAGYGTVTQSIHVLSGVWVAYEGPNFSGEQYILEKGVYRNCEDWGATNCHIASAQPILQVKEHNLHFVSKILLFSEPDFLGEHLTFEDEQSALPDGFVPLSCRVHGGSWILFDSQAFTGEQHVLSEGEYPTLGAMGCLSSTTIQSLKKVPVFFSEPSIFLHGLECFEGKEIELNSEVRSLQAEGFNNHVLSVRVKGGIWVLCEHGDFRGRQWLLECTEITNWLTYSGLQHVGSLYPIRQRRIYFRIRSKELQLYLSVPDDVEDMKAGRVVVSSLSEQSSSVWYYEDGLLKNQVAPAMSLQVIGPAGKGAKAVLWSETRMPRQTWSIDSQGRIHSQMFEDMILDVKGGQSYDRDHAIIWEVAEERPTQLWDVQVL; encoded by the exons ATGGATCATCCGTTCCAGCACAGTGTGGCGAAGGGCTTCATCTCCAGTGCTGAGCTGAGCATGAAGCAAACGGCAGCATCCAGACCTGAGAGCAGATCCCGCTTCCAGAAAGTCTCGCTGGTGTCACGGCAGCTGGAGCACACGGCAGGAGGGGGGGGGCGGGATGGCAGCCCCTCCCGtgtctccctgctgctgcaggcctGGGAGAGGGAGATTGTGGAGAAGAAGACATCGGGGTCGAGCACGGTGACGCAGCAGAGATGTTCATCCTCCATCAGCACCATGAAGGACTTTGCAGCGCACGGGCCCGTCTTCTCACAGGTCTTTTCACCACGGCGGCGGGAGGAGAAGCGGGAGGATGACACAGTGCCTGCTCCCCGAGATGTCCCTGTGCACCGCGAGAGCTACATGCATGGTGTGCTGCTCCCCACTGCGCCCCGCTGCCAGCACTCAACACGTGACCCAGAGCCCAGGGCTAGGCACGTCACTGTGCTGCGAGAGGGCAGGGAGGCAGAGGAGGGCAGGAAAACCCAAAATGGTGTGTGCAAAGCCACTACTGTGTCCTCATTGCATCAGAGAGGCTGTAAGCTGGATGGCAGTGGCATCACCAAGATCACAGCACGTGGCAAAAGCTCATTGAGCACCCTAGATACCAGGGAATCCTCCAGGGAGAAGTGTTCAACGCCAGATGAATCCGTGCCCAATGCAACACCAAGAGGCAGAGACAAAGCCCGGGACCTGCGAACCAGTAAAACCAGTGACCAGTGTCCTCTAGCAGATCAGTCTGGAGTGGGAGAAGGAGGTGTAATGAATAGGAATGGCTCTATTTCAGCCACACAGCCCAGGACAGAGAGCTCTGAGGAAGCTGGTGGTACCTCCAAAAACATCTCCATGGAAGCAAACAATGGCCCTGAGCCGTTACCTGGAGCACAAGCATCTCCAAAGGACACAGAAGTTAAGATGCAGGAGGGTGAGATGGTGGAGAATCACCAGGGTGTGGCCCAAGGTACCCAGAGCATCCCTGAGCCTCCCACAGAGAGCACTGCAGAACTCCA TGCCCCTAAACCCCAACCTGAGAGTGTCCCCAGACCCCAATCTGAGAGCATTCCCAAACCCCAACCTGAGGGTGTCCCTAAACCCCAACCTGAGGGTGTCCCTAAACCCCAACCTGAGAGCACCCCAAAACCTCAACCCGAGAGTGTCTCCAGACCCCAATCTGAGGGTGTCCCCAAACCCCAACCTGAGAGCATCCCCAAACTCCAACATGAGAGTGTCCCTAAACCTGAATCTAAGAGCATCTCAAAGCCCCAAACTGAGAGCATCCCAGAGCCTCCCCATGAGTCCCCAGACCCACCATCAGAAAGTTCCCCAGATGCATCTGAGGAGGATCCTGAGCTGGTGGTGGACATGGAGATCTTTGTGGACACGCTGCGCAATATGGAGCCCTCAGAGATACGAAAGGCACCCAAGGTTCCGCGCCAGCCCTGGCCCTCAGTGCTGGGTCGCTGCGCACCACTGCCACCCATCCATGAGGACCTTGTGGCCCCACGTGCCCACATCTCACTGCCTGttgcactgcaggagctgctggcatgGGCGGGGAGGGGACAACGAGCTGAGACTCCCCCAAAGGGAACTGAGAGCCACGATGAGGAGGAGATTGAGAACCCCTACCTGAGCCCTGGGGAGAAGGCACTGAGGAGGGCTCAGAATGGCAATGGGGAGCTGGGTTTGCTCCTGGGGGGGTCGATGCAGGGCAGGGCCACGGGTGAGAACAGTATTCTGTTCCGAGGGAATGTCCTCAAAGGCATGGCACTGCTCTCTGACTTCCTGGAGCACCGTGCAGCTGCAGTGGATGAAGCCAAGCCCTACTCACGCCTGGACAACAGCATGCTTTACAGCCGCTTCGTAACCCCTGCCAGCAGCATCCACAATGGGGTCCCCAATGGTACGGGTGCTGGTGACCACCCCAGCACTGAGTTGGAAGCAGTAAGTCCTGACCACATCCCTCCTGTTCCTGAGGAGCCAGAGAGCGCGGGTGCCCCACACCACACCGACATCCTG caggaggaaaaggaaggctCTGTGAAGATAAACACCAGACCCGGCAAG ATCATCCTCTTCTCCGAGGCTGGCTTCGCGGGGCACAGACGGGAGATTTGGGGTGATGTCCCTGACGCTACATCTTGGGAGCTGTCACACAAAATCTCCATCAGGGTCATCCGTGGCGG GTGGGTGATGTATGAGAAACCACGGTTCCATGGGCGCAAGTGTGTGCTGGCAGAGGGGGATGTGGAGATTGACAACCCCTGGATGGTGTATGGGCAGAGTGATGAGCTACGTGGCAGTCGGCCCTTCCGCATCGGCTCCTTCAAGAGGGTGGTGAAG GATTACCGCACGCCTGAGATCAGCTTGTTTGCTGAGGAGAACGGAGAAGGTGCCAGGCTTCAGTTCAGCGACTCGGCTGAGGACACCCGTGTGCAGGGCCAGTCACTCACTGCTTCCTCCATCATTGTGCACTCGGGACT GTGGCTGGTTTACTCCAAGCCCTTCTTTGATGACGACCCCTACGTCCTGGAGCCAGGCGGATACCCCAACCTGAAGGCCTGGGGAGCAAAGGATCCATCCATCTGCTCCATGCATCCCATCAGGCTG GGCTGCCCGGTGGTGGAGCGTCCTGGTGAGCCGCAAGTGCTGATCTACGAGGACACGGGCTTTCAGGGACACAGCTTAATCATCAGCCGGGATGTCTATGACTTGAAGCGCCTGCCCGAACTGCCACTGCCCACCGTGGGCTCAATGCGTGTGCTGGGTGGCTG CTGGGTTGGCTACGAGAAGGAGGGCTTCCGTGGTCACCAGTACCTGTTGGAAGAAGGGGAGTACCACgactggcagcagtggggcGGCTACAGCAAGGAGCTGGTGTCCTTACGGCTCATAAGGACG GATTTCTCTGACCCGGCGCTGGTGCTCTTTGAGGCCGTGGACTTTGAGGAGGGTCCCAGCGTGGAGCTGAGTGAGGCACTGCCTGACACGCAGCTGGCTGGCTATGGCACTGTCACACAGTCCATCCATGTGCTGAGTGGCGT GTGGGTGGCCTATGAGGGCCCCAACTTTTCAGGTGAGCAATACATCCTGGAGAAGGGAGTGTATCGCAACTGTGAGGACTGGGGGGCTACCAACTGCCACATCGCCTCAGCACAGCCCATCCTGCAG GTTAAGGAGCACAACCTACACTTCGTCTCCAAG ATCCtgctcttctcagagcctgacTTCCTGGGGGAACACCTCACCTTTGAGGATGAGCAGAGTGCCCTGCCTGACGGCTTTGTGCCTCTCTCCTGCAGGGTCCATGGTGGCAG ctGGATCCTGTTTGACAGCCAGGCCTTCACTGGGGAGCAGCATGTGCTGTCTGAGGGCGAATATCCCACGCTGGGTGCCATGGGCTGCCTCTCCTCCACCACCATTCAGTCCTTGAAGAAGGTCCCAGTG TTCTTCTCAGAGCCCTCCATCTTCCTGCATGGCCTGGAGTGTTTTGAGGGGAAGGAGATCGAGCTGAACAGTGAAGTGCGGAGTCTCCAGGCAGAGGGCTTCAACAACCATGTGCTGTCAGTGCGTGTCAAAGGCGGCAT CTGGGTGCTGTGTGAGCATGGTGACTTCCGAGGTCGCCAGTggctgctggagtgcactgagaTCACCAACTGGCTGACCTACAGTGGGCTGCAGCACGTGGGGTCCCTCTACCCCATCCGCCAG aGACGCATCTATTTCCGCATCAggagcaaggagctgcagctctacCTGTCTGTACCTGATGATGTGGAGGACATGAAAGCGGGACGTGTGGTGGTCTCCAGCCTGAgcgagcagagcagctctgtctgGTACTACGAGGATGGGCTGCTCAAAAACCAG GTTGCCCCTGCCATGAGCCTGCAGGTCATTGGGCCAGCCGGAAAGGGAGCAAAGGCCGTGCTGTGGTCTGAAACCCGGATGCCACGTCAGACCTGGAGCATTGATTCTCAGGGACGGATCCACAGCCAGATGTTTGAAGACATGATCCTCGATGTAAAGG GCGGCCAATCATACGACCGGGACCATGCGATCATTTGGGAGGTGGCTGAGGAACGACCCACACAGCTCTGGGATGTACAGGTGCTATGA